Genomic DNA from Methanosarcina sp. MTP4:
AACCTCCTTGACAACGAACTTTTCAGGCGGGACCAGATATACTTCTGTACGAAAGAGCCTAATCGGCATACGGAGCTTGCTTCCCTGCTAGATTTCGACATAAGGCAGGAGATTGATTTTGAGAGGGCTTACCTGACGGGCAGGGTCGGGGGTGTTCCTATCGTGGATGAAACTCTGCTTTATTGACAATAATTCATTGAACTGGTCTATTGACAATGATTGTCAACAGTTTGTTTATAACTGTTGACAATAATTTATTGATGGGGTTTGGGAAGGGCCTATCATGGTTAGAAAGAAAGGGAAAAAGCCTATAAAAACTGCCTGGATCTTTTGCGAAGGCGAAAAAACGGAGTCCTACTACTTTAGCAAGTTGAGGGCAGAGGAAAGGCTTGAAAGGTTGAGGATCAAGGTCCATTCTTCTGAAAATAAGGATCCTGTTGGCCTTGTGAATTACTCCGTCGAATTCAAAAAGCACAGAAAGGACTACCTGCCCGGGGATTTGATCTTCTGCGTTTTCGACAGGGACCTAAATTCAAACGCGGCACTTGCAAAAGCAAAGAAAATTGCAGAGGAAAACGGTCTTTCCCTGATCTTCTCGAACCCCTGTTTTGAATACTGGCTACTTTCGCATTTCGAATATTATCCACAGGCGATAGAAAAGGACCTGCTTGAAAGAAAACTGGACCGAAACCTGGGCGAATACCGAAAAAATGACCCGGAACTCTACACAAAAACAAGGGACAGGATTGATGATGCAGTAAGCAATTCCAGGCAGGTCCGTGAAAAGCACCTGGAATACGGTGTGGAAATCCTGAGCAGGAAGAGCAATCCTTCAACCTTTGTCTTTGATTTGATAGAAAAAGTCAATGGTTTCAGGTAGCAGCCTGTCTATTTTGGAGGGGCAAATATTCTCAAATTGTTCATGTATAATGGCAAATACCCACTAAATCGGTCTCCTATGCAGAATCAAATATCTTTTAAATCAGTCTCTTATGAAAGACCAAAACTTGCCTATAACCGGAGTTTCTAAGATCTTGAAAAATAAAGGCTCTTGGCTACGATAATTTGAAGTCTAATAAAAAATTAATTAAGTTAACGATTTCAACTTGGGATATACTTCCCAAGTTGAAGTTTTGTAAATATTTTTGCAGTTTCTTTGTTCATTTCTTCTATAACAAACTCTGCATTTTTCTCTTCTTTTGCACTATAGACAAGACTCATTCTTATCTTTTCGAGATTAGTGGCCAATTTTTGAATTGTCAGTTCAGGATCATCAATCAAATGGAGTAAATAATTGTGGAGCAGTAATCCCATTACACAAAGAAACACGTGTGCTCTTATCTTCACATCCTTCCTTACATATACAGGTTTTATCGGTATCAGTAACCTGTCCTTTAGCCACTTTATGTCCTCTTCAATCATATTTCGGGAATCATACATTTCCACAATTTCTTTTGTTGCAAGGTTTTCCTTATCAGTAAATACAACAGTCTTTCCCATCCCTGAAAGAAACTCTTTCTCCCGACTTTCATTTAAACTGAAATTAAGTTGTAACTTCCCTTCATTTTCAATGACATTGTAATCAAAGAGTCCTCTATATTGCTTTGGTACCGTATCAACGACCCGGTTCATAAGGCCTTTTGATGTCATTTTTCTTCCCCTTCCTTTGTGGTTAAGCCTTGATCTTAGTTCTTCGATTTTCTCCAGAATCATGACTCTTTTTGTTTCCCACTCATGCATCTGTTTTCTCCTGGTAATTTCACTGTACTTTATTGCTCCGGTGAAATTCTGTTCATACCATTTCCCCATAATACGATGAGCTTTAATGATATTGTTTTTTCCATTTTCCCATTCCTCTTCAAAGTCGGACAAAGGAATTTGAAACAAATCTTTACACATCGAAGAAGGTAGAGCCCCAACAACATGCATTTTATCCAGAACATGTTCTATGTTATCTATTGAGTTCATTCCCCTATCAAAAACGATAGTAATCTCATCAAGAGGAATCTCGATTTCTTCTACACGTTTGCAAATGTTGTCAATTAAACCTGAAAACAAAGTTACATCAGGTATGTTTGCCGGGTAGGTAATTGTCTGAAAAGGAATGTTCTTGTTTGAAGTTGTTAAGCCAAC
This window encodes:
- a CDS encoding RloB family protein — protein: MVRKKGKKPIKTAWIFCEGEKTESYYFSKLRAEERLERLRIKVHSSENKDPVGLVNYSVEFKKHRKDYLPGDLIFCVFDRDLNSNAALAKAKKIAEENGLSLIFSNPCFEYWLLSHFEYYPQAIEKDLLERKLDRNLGEYRKNDPELYTKTRDRIDDAVSNSRQVREKHLEYGVEILSRKSNPSTFVFDLIEKVNGFR
- a CDS encoding IS1634 family transposase, with the translated sequence MHFKIKTISGHKYLYVIKNERIDGKVVQTIQKYVGTADQVYDLIMETKETRIASYSFGKPAALLKAAEEVGLIEAMNKHIDRKSIKGLTPAEYLLLIIIGRSEHILSRNVLDEYFKESLLKFFWNPSYKLSSQNFLNYMERLDEETIRKIEIDVSRTLIQKGIRPTKLTFDTTNFYTHIEHGEELPKKGFSKDKRYDKNLIGVGLTTSNKNIPFQTITYPANIPDVTLFSGLIDNICKRVEEIEIPLDEITIVFDRGMNSIDNIEHVLDKMHVVGALPSSMCKDLFQIPLSDFEEEWENGKNNIIKAHRIMGKWYEQNFTGAIKYSEITRRKQMHEWETKRVMILEKIEELRSRLNHKGRGRKMTSKGLMNRVVDTVPKQYRGLFDYNVIENEGKLQLNFSLNESREKEFLSGMGKTVVFTDKENLATKEIVEMYDSRNMIEEDIKWLKDRLLIPIKPVYVRKDVKIRAHVFLCVMGLLLHNYLLHLIDDPELTIQKLATNLEKIRMSLVYSAKEEKNAEFVIEEMNKETAKIFTKLQLGKYIPS